In Synechococcus sp. PCC 6312, one genomic interval encodes:
- a CDS encoding SprT-like domain-containing protein: MNIRFQLGTVNLEEEPGRVLKTRIIAAHDQALQRIQPYLTLRQARLLDQAVIVSFSERMRSCAGRAIGGQEIKLNYRLLRQNPTELIPTYLHELAHILAYRLYQARGHDPHWQELMAWIGQSPQRTHQMDVSHLKYQQRRYRYLCHCSEHFISAHRHTKVCRGVTYKCRHCYGVLRAVS; the protein is encoded by the coding sequence ATGAACATTCGCTTTCAACTGGGAACGGTCAATCTTGAGGAAGAACCCGGCCGGGTGCTTAAGACTCGGATTATCGCCGCCCACGACCAGGCCCTTCAGCGGATCCAACCTTATCTCACACTCCGTCAAGCCCGTTTACTAGACCAAGCCGTCATTGTCAGTTTTAGTGAGCGGATGCGTAGTTGTGCCGGGCGGGCCATTGGCGGCCAGGAAATCAAACTCAACTATAGATTGTTGCGCCAAAATCCGACTGAATTAATTCCCACCTATCTGCATGAACTCGCCCATATTCTCGCTTACCGCCTGTACCAGGCCCGAGGCCATGATCCCCATTGGCAAGAACTCATGGCCTGGATTGGCCAATCTCCCCAGCGCACTCACCAAATGGATGTATCCCACCTTAAATATCAACAACGGCGATATCGCTATCTCTGTCATTGTTCTGAGCATTTCATTTCTGCCCATCGCCATACCAAAGTTTGCCGGGGAGTTACCTATAAATGTCGTCACTGTTATGGAGTTTTAAGGGCAGTCAGTTAG
- a CDS encoding XRE family transcriptional regulator, giving the protein MIKIVINQNVSDAELAEILKIDITQVVALMSGKLSEFSAPELFQFLNALDQDVKIVVGPKSQPQARTCVIASS; this is encoded by the coding sequence GTGATCAAAATTGTTATAAACCAAAATGTATCTGATGCTGAACTAGCTGAGATCCTAAAAATAGATATTACTCAAGTTGTTGCCTTAATGTCCGGTAAATTAAGTGAGTTTTCTGCACCAGAATTATTTCAGTTTCTCAATGCCCTCGATCAAGATGTGAAAATTGTTGTTGGGCCGAAGTCTCAGCCTCAAGCGCGAACTTGTGTAATTGCGTCCTCATGA
- a CDS encoding fatty acid desaturase family protein: MSNSSTLPPLKPQLIIPTAELKELNQRSDWRGSLQLLTHLIVMVASGIVWGAHLAWAQWWIALPAGVIYGFSLASMFATLHETSHRTAFASNAVNDAVAWFAGILCFYNSTFYRRYHKWHHRYTQLPGQDPELEDPKPTNWREYLWEVSGIPWWLGKIKGHTQIALGKLENCPYIPAEARPEVIRSIRFQLLVYVLFIGISLALHQPWFLTYWLIPLALGQPILRAILLAEHTGCTYDANPLTNTRTTYTIWPIRLLMWNMPYHAEHHLYASIPFHALAKAHEKIKANLTEIEPGYIAANRKIIDSFQAAQAPS; encoded by the coding sequence ATGAGTAATTCTTCTACCCTGCCTCCCCTCAAGCCGCAACTGATCATTCCGACTGCTGAGTTGAAAGAACTAAATCAACGGTCAGATTGGAGAGGTAGTTTACAGCTATTAACCCATTTAATTGTGATGGTGGCCAGCGGCATTGTTTGGGGGGCACATTTGGCCTGGGCGCAGTGGTGGATTGCCTTGCCCGCTGGAGTGATCTATGGGTTTAGCCTCGCCTCGATGTTCGCCACGCTTCATGAAACCAGTCACCGAACCGCCTTTGCGAGTAATGCTGTGAATGATGCCGTGGCCTGGTTTGCTGGAATTTTATGCTTCTATAACAGCACCTTTTATCGCCGCTATCACAAATGGCATCACCGCTACACCCAACTCCCAGGCCAGGATCCGGAACTGGAAGACCCCAAACCAACCAATTGGCGGGAATATCTTTGGGAAGTGAGCGGCATTCCCTGGTGGCTGGGCAAAATTAAAGGGCATACGCAAATTGCGTTAGGAAAATTGGAAAACTGCCCGTATATCCCGGCAGAAGCCAGGCCGGAGGTGATTCGTTCAATTCGGTTCCAGCTATTGGTTTATGTCCTGTTTATTGGCATTTCTCTTGCCTTGCACCAACCTTGGTTTTTGACCTATTGGCTCATTCCCTTGGCGTTGGGACAACCAATTTTACGGGCAATTTTGTTGGCAGAACATACGGGCTGCACCTATGATGCAAACCCGCTCACTAATACCCGCACGACCTATACAATTTGGCCGATTCGCTTGCTAATGTGGAATATGCCCTACCATGCTGAACATCACCTGTATGCCTCAATTCCTTTCCATGCCTTAGCTAAAGCTCATGAGAAAATTAAAGCAAACTTAACCGAAATCGAGCCAGGGTATATCGCAGCAAATCGCAAAATTATTGATAGTTTCCAAGCGGCCCAGGCCCCCTCATGA
- a CDS encoding alpha/beta fold hydrolase yields MAETYTIPNFELQCGAVLSEANIVYQTYGELNADRSNVILYPTSYGAHHSDIDWLIGPDRILDPSRWFIVIPNMFGNGLSSSPSNCPECQLAESNFWFTHVDNVQAQEQLLRIVFGIEKLALIYGWSMGAQQAYHWGVLFPDRVERIAALCGTAKTTDHNRIFLKSLRAALTADPAWDGRRFQRIPDRGYRAYAQIYASWAASQAFYRQGLYYQLGYESLEDYLERAWEASYRKRDPHNLITMLDTWLRCDVSDNPIFKGDYEQALKSISATTLVMPATTDLYFTPEDCAAEANLIPNAEYLPIPSIWGHRAGNPYQNPEDAIFIRQAIIELLEDD; encoded by the coding sequence ATGGCTGAAACTTACACAATTCCTAACTTTGAGCTTCAATGTGGAGCGGTTTTATCTGAAGCCAACATTGTCTATCAAACCTACGGAGAATTAAACGCGGATCGTAGCAATGTGATTCTTTATCCCACCTCCTATGGCGCGCATCATTCGGATATTGACTGGTTGATTGGTCCTGATCGGATTCTTGATCCCAGCCGTTGGTTTATTGTGATTCCAAATATGTTTGGCAATGGCCTGTCGAGTTCGCCGAGTAATTGCCCAGAATGTCAACTAGCCGAATCTAACTTTTGGTTTACCCATGTTGATAATGTCCAGGCCCAGGAACAGTTATTAAGAATAGTCTTTGGAATTGAAAAATTAGCCCTAATTTATGGTTGGTCAATGGGCGCGCAACAGGCCTATCACTGGGGGGTATTGTTTCCGGATCGGGTTGAACGAATTGCAGCGTTATGTGGGACTGCTAAAACCACCGATCACAATCGCATTTTTTTAAAAAGTTTGCGCGCGGCTTTAACCGCTGACCCGGCCTGGGATGGCAGGCGATTTCAGAGGATTCCGGATCGGGGTTATCGTGCCTATGCTCAGATTTACGCGAGTTGGGCGGCCTCCCAGGCCTTTTATCGTCAAGGTTTGTATTACCAGTTAGGGTATGAGTCTTTAGAGGATTATTTAGAACGGGCCTGGGAAGCCAGTTACCGGAAACGAGACCCCCATAATCTGATTACCATGCTTGATACCTGGTTACGGTGTGATGTCAGTGATAATCCGATCTTTAAGGGGGATTATGAACAAGCCCTCAAATCCATTTCAGCAACAACTTTGGTGATGCCAGCCACAACGGATTTATATTTCACGCCTGAAGATTGTGCTGCTGAAGCCAATTTAATTCCCAATGCTGAATATTTACCGATTCCGTCAATCTGGGGGCATCGGGCCGGAAACCCTTACCAAAACCCAGAAGATGCCATCTTTATTCGTCAAGCCATCATCGAACTATTAGAGGATGATTGA
- the glnT gene encoding type III glutamate--ammonia ligase, translating into MSQLYETARNRGIRYFLISFTDLFGVQRSKLVPTAAIDTMATNGAGFAGFAAWLDLTPADPDVLAIPDLDTLIQLPWKPEVAWLAADLVTPACEEIAQTPRLVLKRALRQAADLGYRIKTGVECEFFLLSAEELALSDPKDIQPKPCYDQQALMRRFDVIAEICDAMLGLGWGAYQNDHEDANGQFEMNWQYADALVTADRHAFFKFMVKSIAEKHGFRATFMPKPFAHLTGNGCHTHLSVWDGTGEQNLFLDEAGELGLSSLAYHFIAGVLKNTQALCAISNPTINSYKRINAPVTTSGATWSPNSISYSGNNRTHTIRIPDAGRFEFRLADGAANPYLLPAVLIASGLEGIEQKLNPGPRHDNNNYTDPLPLDTAPKLPGNLLDALRNLETNQTLNQALGQPFVTAYLKLKHQEWQSFGQQVTPWELEHSLDA; encoded by the coding sequence ATGTCCCAACTCTACGAAACCGCCCGTAATCGAGGCATCCGTTATTTTCTAATTAGCTTTACGGACTTGTTTGGGGTACAACGCTCGAAATTAGTTCCCACTGCTGCTATCGATACGATGGCCACGAATGGGGCGGGATTTGCGGGATTTGCGGCCTGGTTAGATTTGACTCCGGCGGATCCAGATGTGTTAGCCATTCCCGATCTAGATACGCTGATTCAATTGCCTTGGAAACCTGAGGTGGCCTGGTTAGCCGCAGATTTAGTGACTCCCGCCTGTGAAGAAATTGCGCAAACTCCCCGTCTGGTGCTGAAGCGGGCCTTAAGGCAAGCCGCAGATTTAGGCTATCGGATTAAAACCGGGGTCGAGTGTGAGTTTTTCCTACTGTCTGCTGAGGAGTTAGCTTTATCAGATCCCAAGGATATCCAACCCAAACCCTGCTACGACCAACAGGCCCTGATGCGGCGGTTTGATGTTATTGCTGAAATTTGCGATGCCATGCTTGGCCTGGGGTGGGGCGCATACCAAAACGATCATGAAGATGCCAATGGTCAATTTGAGATGAACTGGCAATATGCAGATGCATTGGTTACGGCCGACCGTCATGCGTTCTTTAAGTTCATGGTCAAATCCATTGCCGAAAAACACGGGTTCCGGGCAACATTTATGCCAAAACCGTTTGCCCATCTGACGGGGAATGGCTGCCATACTCATCTCTCGGTTTGGGATGGAACTGGAGAACAGAATCTCTTTTTAGATGAAGCCGGCGAACTGGGCCTCTCGTCCTTGGCGTATCACTTTATCGCAGGGGTTCTCAAAAATACCCAGGCCCTCTGTGCGATCAGCAATCCGACTATCAACTCCTACAAACGGATCAATGCCCCTGTCACCACCTCTGGAGCTACTTGGTCGCCTAATTCTATTAGTTACAGCGGTAATAATCGCACCCACACCATTCGGATTCCGGATGCGGGCCGGTTTGAATTTCGTTTAGCCGATGGAGCCGCTAACCCCTATTTACTCCCTGCGGTTTTAATTGCCAGTGGATTAGAAGGAATTGAGCAAAAGCTAAACCCCGGCCCCCGCCATGACAACAACAACTACACCGATCCCCTCCCCTTAGACACTGCCCCTAAATTACCGGGTAATCTTTTGGATGCCTTGCGCAACTTAGAAACCAACCAAACCCTGAACCAGGCCTTGGGCCAACCCTTTGTCACGGCTTATCTGAAACTGAAGCATCAAGAGTGGCAGTCTTTTGGCCAGCAAGTTACCCCCTGGGAATTGGAACATAGTCTGGATGCTTGA
- a CDS encoding type II toxin-antitoxin system HicB family antitoxin, which yields MPCTYGKTREEAIQKGEEVIEMYLDAWRAEGQVVPEPKTLHMMPTN from the coding sequence ATGCCCTGTACCTATGGAAAAACTCGTGAAGAAGCCATTCAAAAGGGCGAAGAAGTGATTGAAATGTACTTAGACGCTTGGCGAGCAGAAGGGCAAGTCGTTCCTGAACCTAAAACACTTCATATGATGCCAACTAATTAG